A window of Pseudocalidococcus azoricus BACA0444 genomic DNA:
CCAAACAGAAGACAATCAAGCCAAGGACATTACTCCAAGTCCCAAATCATTGCCAGAGCCGAATCTGGAGATGACCATTGCTAAGCTTTTGCACCAGGCCGCCCATGGAGTCAATCGAGCCTTGCAAAAGGTGGACATCTTACCGGAGTTTCCTTGGGAGCAGATTCTCGAAATTGCCTTAAAAGCCCAAGGTCGCCCCCTCAGTCGCCTCCCTAACATCATGATGGTGATGGTTGCAGGCCCGGAGGATCGGTCTGAAGATCAACCCACTGCTCGCCCGCAAAAGTCTAACCATAACCCCCCTTCCGGTGGCGAATCTGGTCAATTGGTCGAGTCTCCCAGCGACGATACAGAAGCTCAAGCGGATGCCGAAGAAACAGAAAAACGAGACAACATTGATATTGCGGCATTTTTCCAGGCCCTGATGAATCGGCGTATTCAAGAGGCTGATGCAGAGGATGAAGACCAAGCTGATGAGGACGAAGAAGATGAAATTCAATTTGATCCCGAAGATACTTCCACGAGCGACTCAACATTGGCCCAAGAGGTGTCCCGCTTGCAAGCCCAGTTAAATGAGATGGATGTTCCCCCAGCGGATGATCGGCCAATTCCTCTGATTGCCATTTATTTACATTTGGAAGACCTAGATTTCAACCACCCCGGCCTGGGGAGTCAACGCCAACAAATCCGCCAGTTAAAAATTAAACTCGCCCAACTCCAGGAAAAAATTGCCGAGACATTCCGACAGCGATTAGTTTTAGAGGCCAGCCGGGCCTGGCGGGAAACCTGGCCGAGGGAATCCCTGTCAAAACTGCCAGAATCTTGATTTAGGGCTAGAGAATAATCTATGGGTATGTTTACAGGCCAGTTAAGGAATGAACCGTTTTTTCTGCCAGGTCGCGATCCCAACCGAGCCTGTTTAATGCTCCATGGCCTGGGGGCTGGAACCTATGAACTACAAATCTTGGCGGAACATCTGCATCAACAAGGAAACACCCTTAAGGCGATCCTCTACCCCGGCCATGATCAGCCCCAAGCCAATATGCCCAACTCCACCTGGCAACAGTGGTACAAAGCGGTAGAACGGGCCTATCTAGAGTTAAAAGCGACCTACTCGGAAGTTGATGTGATTGGCTTTTCCACGGGCTGCCCCTTGGGGTTATATCTGGCCAGTCAGCATCCAATCAGAAAATTAGTCTGTTTGTGCCCCTACTTGTCCTTAAAACAACCTTGGTATTCTCCCGTTCCCTTGGAATCGCTGATCAAATCCGTTGGCCTTTTCTTACCCCAGGTTCCTCGGCTCGATCTACCGTTTCGAGATCCCACCTTGAAAGCCCAGGTCAACCGCGTCAAGTTCTATAGGACGTTTAACTTAGTGGCGGTTCGCAGTGCAATGGAGCTAATTGAGACAGTGAAGCCCTTGATTCCAGAAATTACTGTACCTACACTGATTATCCAGGCCCGCCACGATACGATT
This region includes:
- a CDS encoding alpha/beta hydrolase → MGMFTGQLRNEPFFLPGRDPNRACLMLHGLGAGTYELQILAEHLHQQGNTLKAILYPGHDQPQANMPNSTWQQWYKAVERAYLELKATYSEVDVIGFSTGCPLGLYLASQHPIRKLVCLCPYLSLKQPWYSPVPLESLIKSVGLFLPQVPRLDLPFRDPTLKAQVNRVKFYRTFNLVAVRSAMELIETVKPLIPEITVPTLIIQARHDTIVNPEGAVYLYEALGSGIKKLAWCENSDHIITLDYDRDQVAAEVTAFLN